From Bradyrhizobium symbiodeficiens, the proteins below share one genomic window:
- a CDS encoding aspartate-semialdehyde dehydrogenase: MEDKVSNDPVVAIVGVTGAVGAEFIATMDKRGFRVGKLKALASARSAGKTVSFRGQPVVIEELNERSFEGVDIALFSAGGSISRKYAPIAVKSGAVVVDNSSAFRMDPNVPLVIPEINANRIRDHKGIIANPNCAAITALVPLWPIHQKNRIKRVIISTYQAASGAGAAAMEELVESTRANLNGQVYTPKVMPHPYAFNLFNHNTAVDPDTGYNDEETKVIKETRKIFEDEKIAIGVTCVRVPVLRAHCEAITFECEKPISEDQVRAIMAQAPGVKVVDDRAKNYFPMPIDASGQDDVLVGRIRKDLSDPSGHSISMFVAADQLLKGAALNAVQIAELLPQRVMA; this comes from the coding sequence ATGGAGGACAAAGTGAGTAACGATCCCGTCGTCGCGATTGTCGGCGTCACCGGTGCGGTGGGCGCCGAATTCATCGCCACCATGGACAAGCGCGGCTTTCGCGTCGGCAAGCTGAAGGCACTGGCCAGCGCCCGCTCGGCCGGCAAGACGGTGTCGTTCCGCGGCCAGCCGGTCGTGATCGAGGAGCTCAATGAGCGCTCGTTCGAAGGCGTCGACATCGCCCTGTTCTCCGCCGGCGGCAGCATCTCCCGGAAGTATGCGCCGATCGCGGTCAAGTCGGGCGCGGTCGTGGTCGACAACTCCTCCGCCTTCCGCATGGACCCGAACGTGCCGCTGGTGATCCCCGAGATCAACGCCAACCGGATTCGCGACCACAAGGGCATCATCGCCAATCCGAACTGCGCCGCCATCACCGCGCTGGTGCCGCTGTGGCCGATCCACCAGAAGAACCGTATCAAGCGTGTCATCATCTCGACCTACCAGGCCGCGTCCGGCGCCGGCGCCGCCGCGATGGAGGAGCTGGTCGAATCCACGCGCGCCAATCTCAACGGGCAGGTCTATACGCCGAAGGTGATGCCGCATCCCTACGCGTTCAACCTCTTCAATCACAACACCGCCGTCGATCCCGACACCGGTTACAACGACGAAGAGACCAAGGTCATCAAGGAGACCCGCAAGATCTTCGAGGACGAGAAAATCGCCATCGGCGTCACCTGCGTGCGCGTGCCGGTGCTGCGCGCCCATTGCGAGGCCATCACCTTCGAATGCGAGAAGCCGATCAGCGAGGACCAGGTCCGCGCTATCATGGCGCAGGCGCCCGGCGTGAAGGTGGTCGACGACCGCGCCAAGAACTACTTCCCGATGCCGATCGACGCCTCGGGCCAGGACGACGTCCTGGTCGGCCGTATCCGCAAGGATCTGAGCGATCCCTCAGGGCATTCGATCTCGATGTTCGTTGCGGCGGATCAATTGCTCAAGGGCGCGGCGCTGAACGCGGTGCAGATCGCGGAGCTACTGCCGCAGCGGGTGATGGCGTAA
- the queA gene encoding tRNA preQ1(34) S-adenosylmethionine ribosyltransferase-isomerase QueA, with protein MRTDLFDFDLPAERIALRPASPRDSAKMLVVENGALRDQTIADLAQWLQPGDQLVVNDTKVIAAQLKGRRIGRETEPKIEATLIKRLDGSRWQALVKPAKKLTAGDRIRFGNEGKVCLLGHLDAEVEAKGLEGEVTLSFSFHGPALDQAIADLGSPPLPPYIASKRTPDEQDLADYQTMFAANEGAVAAPTAGLHFTPALEQALRDRGVGVNRVTLHVGAGTFLPVKVDDTEGHKMHAEWGTISAETAERLNSARKDGGRIVAVGTTSLRLLESAAREDGTIQPFAAETSIFITPGYRFRAVDILMTNFHLPKSTLFMLVSAFSGLETMKRAYAHAIANGYRFYSYGDACLLFRAVL; from the coding sequence ATGCGCACCGACCTGTTCGATTTCGACCTTCCCGCCGAGCGCATCGCGTTGCGCCCTGCGAGCCCGCGCGACTCCGCGAAGATGCTGGTCGTGGAGAACGGCGCGCTGCGCGACCAGACCATCGCCGACCTCGCACAATGGCTGCAGCCGGGCGACCAGCTCGTCGTCAACGACACCAAGGTGATCGCCGCGCAATTGAAGGGTCGCCGCATCGGCCGCGAGACCGAGCCGAAGATCGAGGCGACGCTAATCAAGCGGCTCGACGGCTCGCGCTGGCAGGCGCTGGTGAAGCCGGCGAAGAAGCTCACGGCCGGCGACCGCATCCGTTTCGGCAATGAAGGCAAGGTCTGCCTGCTCGGGCATCTCGATGCCGAGGTCGAAGCCAAGGGCTTAGAGGGCGAAGTGACGCTGTCGTTCTCGTTCCACGGCCCGGCGCTGGACCAGGCCATCGCCGATCTCGGCAGCCCGCCGCTGCCGCCCTACATCGCCTCCAAGCGCACGCCCGACGAGCAGGACCTCGCCGATTACCAGACCATGTTCGCGGCGAACGAAGGCGCGGTCGCCGCGCCGACCGCGGGCCTGCATTTTACCCCGGCGCTGGAGCAGGCGCTGCGTGACCGCGGCGTCGGCGTCAACCGCGTGACGCTGCATGTCGGGGCAGGGACCTTCCTGCCGGTCAAGGTCGACGATACCGAAGGCCACAAGATGCATGCCGAGTGGGGCACGATCTCGGCGGAGACAGCGGAGCGGCTCAACAGCGCACGGAAGGACGGCGGCCGCATCGTCGCCGTCGGCACCACGTCATTGCGCCTGCTCGAGAGTGCAGCGCGCGAGGACGGCACGATTCAGCCGTTCGCGGCCGAGACCTCGATCTTCATCACGCCCGGCTATCGCTTCCGCGCGGTCGATATTTTGATGACGAATTTCCATCTGCCGAAGTCGACGCTGTTCATGCTGGTGTCGGCGTTTTCGGGGCTGGAGACGATGAAGCGGGCCTATGCGCATGCGATCGCGAATGGATATCGCTTCTATTCGTATGGCGATGCGTGTCTGTTGTTTCGAGCGGTGCTGTAG
- a CDS encoding peptidylprolyl isomerase — protein MSATENTLILETTQGPVTIEMRPDLAPGHVARIKELVREGFYDGIVFHRVIDGFMAQTGCPQGTGTGGSGKKLKAEFNKEPHVRGTTSMARAASPDSGDSQFFICFDDARFLDNQYTVWGKVTEGMENVDKIKRGEPVQNPDKIVKARMAADKE, from the coding sequence ATGAGCGCCACCGAAAACACCCTGATCCTCGAGACCACGCAGGGCCCGGTCACAATCGAGATGCGGCCCGACCTCGCGCCCGGCCATGTCGCGCGCATCAAGGAACTGGTCCGTGAGGGCTTTTACGACGGCATCGTGTTCCACCGCGTGATCGACGGCTTCATGGCGCAGACCGGCTGCCCGCAGGGCACCGGCACCGGCGGCTCCGGCAAGAAGCTGAAGGCCGAGTTCAACAAGGAGCCGCATGTGCGCGGCACCACGTCGATGGCGCGCGCCGCGAGCCCGGATTCCGGCGACAGCCAGTTCTTCATCTGCTTCGACGACGCCCGCTTCCTCGACAACCAGTACACGGTGTGGGGCAAGGTCACCGAGGGCATGGAAAACGTCGACAAGATCAAGCGCGGCGAGCCGGTGCAGAACCCCGACAAGATCGTCAAGGCGCGGATGGCCGCGGACAAGGAGTAA
- a CDS encoding peptidylprolyl isomerase, with translation MIRILAVLAALLFAVPAVAQQLPANLDKANAIVIDTTKGRIVIKLRTDIAPHHAERIKQLAREGFYNNVPFHRVMDGFMAQTGDGQNFNGTGGSKYPNLKQEFSKVHFARGIVGMARRGDSVDTANSQFFIMFADGGSLDNQYTVIGEVVQGMDVVDKLKKAPPGSAGGAVTDPDKMVKVQVASDIK, from the coding sequence ATGATCCGAATTCTCGCAGTTCTTGCCGCGCTTCTGTTCGCGGTGCCGGCCGTGGCGCAGCAATTGCCGGCCAATCTCGACAAGGCCAACGCCATCGTCATCGACACCACCAAGGGTCGCATCGTCATCAAGCTGCGGACCGACATCGCGCCCCATCACGCCGAGCGCATCAAGCAGCTGGCGCGCGAGGGCTTCTACAACAACGTGCCGTTCCATCGCGTCATGGACGGCTTCATGGCGCAGACCGGCGACGGCCAGAACTTCAACGGCACCGGCGGATCGAAATATCCGAACCTGAAGCAGGAATTCTCCAAGGTGCATTTCGCGCGCGGCATCGTCGGGATGGCCCGGCGCGGCGACAGCGTCGACACCGCCAACTCGCAGTTCTTCATCATGTTCGCCGACGGCGGCAGCCTCGATAACCAGTACACCGTGATCGGCGAGGTCGTGCAGGGCATGGACGTCGTCGACAAGCTGAAGAAGGCCCCTCCCGGCTCCGCCGGCGGCGCCGTGACCGATCCCGACAAGATGGTGAAGGTGCAGGTCGCCTCCGACATCAAATAG
- the coaD gene encoding pantetheine-phosphate adenylyltransferase, with the protein MPRIAFYPGSFDPITNGHLDVVRHSVSLCDRLVVAIGVHPGKKPLFSTEERLQMLDDVCGPLAAQAGCVLEAVTFDDLAVTAARKHGATIMIRGLRDGSDLDYEMQLAGMNGTMAPEVHTVFLPASPMVRPITATLVRQIAGMGGDVSAFVPPQVAAQLKAKFAV; encoded by the coding sequence ATGCCGCGCATTGCCTTCTATCCCGGTTCCTTCGACCCCATCACCAACGGCCATCTGGACGTGGTCCGGCACAGCGTTTCGCTGTGCGACCGGCTCGTGGTCGCGATCGGGGTCCATCCCGGCAAGAAGCCGCTGTTCTCGACCGAGGAGCGGCTGCAGATGCTCGATGACGTCTGCGGGCCGTTGGCGGCCCAGGCCGGCTGCGTGCTCGAAGCGGTGACCTTCGACGATCTGGCGGTCACCGCTGCGCGCAAGCACGGTGCCACCATCATGATCCGGGGGCTGCGTGACGGCAGCGACCTCGACTACGAAATGCAGCTCGCCGGCATGAACGGGACCATGGCGCCCGAGGTGCATACGGTCTTCCTGCCGGCCTCTCCCATGGTTCGCCCGATCACCGCCACTTTGGTGCGCCAGATCGCCGGCATGGGCGGGGACGTCTCGGCCTTCGTCCCGCCGCAGGTTGCGGCACAGCTCAAGGCAAAATTCGCCGTATAA
- a CDS encoding potassium transporter Kup, producing MTMGALGVVYGDIGTSPLYALKEAAKAAAHGATLTPGAVLGIASLIFWALLLIISLKYALLILRADNRGEGGIVALLALLHARHAQPGTWRAHLLVVGLVGAALLYGDGAITPAISVLSAIEGLKVDAPSLAPAVVPVTVVILIGLFMIQKQGTGFIGRIFGPVMLAWFVVLAALGIHGIVKAPAVLAALSPLYAFDFLIHQDFHVSFAILGAAFLAVTGGEAMYADMGHFGRFPIRLAWFAICLPALVLNYFGQAALLITDPTMIENPFFQLCPDALHYPLVAFSAVATVIASQAIISGVFSLTQQSIQLGFLPRMQIRHTQSDAIGQIYVPLVNWLLAAATLGAVLSFGTSDALAGAYGIAVSLLMAITTLLAALLAIQWGFSPWLVVAVNGFFFVIDLIFFSANSIKLFEGGWFPLLLAGLVAFLMLTWRAGVKLVETARAKLRQPEEDLIETAVNKCTARLPGTAAFLAAAPKGVPLALTQFVKHNRVLHERVLLVTVLIEELPHIPEEDRAEVIEIIPGITRVVLHYGFMQNPTIYEGLNLVCRQGKLPGIDLSDITYYVGRETIIPREDVPGMWVWRESVFAFLQRNAERSAAFFGVPTKQVVEFGTELEI from the coding sequence ATGACCATGGGCGCCCTCGGGGTAGTCTATGGCGATATCGGTACCAGCCCGCTCTATGCCCTGAAGGAAGCCGCCAAGGCGGCGGCCCACGGTGCCACTTTGACCCCCGGCGCAGTTCTGGGGATTGCATCTCTGATCTTCTGGGCCCTGCTGCTGATCATCTCGCTGAAGTATGCGCTGCTGATCCTTCGCGCGGACAACCGCGGCGAAGGCGGCATCGTCGCCCTGCTGGCGCTGCTGCATGCCCGCCACGCCCAGCCCGGGACCTGGCGTGCCCATCTGCTCGTCGTTGGGCTCGTCGGCGCCGCCCTGCTCTATGGCGACGGTGCGATCACGCCGGCGATCTCTGTGCTCTCAGCCATCGAGGGTCTCAAGGTCGACGCCCCCTCGCTTGCGCCCGCCGTGGTGCCCGTGACCGTCGTCATCCTGATCGGCCTGTTCATGATTCAGAAACAGGGCACCGGCTTCATCGGCCGTATCTTCGGGCCGGTGATGCTGGCCTGGTTCGTCGTGCTCGCGGCGCTCGGCATCCACGGCATCGTCAAGGCGCCGGCGGTGCTGGCGGCGCTCAGCCCGCTCTATGCCTTCGACTTCCTGATTCACCAGGATTTCCACGTCTCCTTCGCCATCCTCGGCGCGGCCTTCCTGGCGGTGACCGGCGGCGAGGCCATGTACGCCGACATGGGGCATTTCGGCCGCTTCCCGATCCGGCTGGCCTGGTTCGCGATCTGCCTGCCGGCGCTGGTGCTAAACTATTTCGGGCAGGCCGCGCTGCTCATCACCGATCCCACCATGATCGAGAACCCGTTCTTCCAGCTCTGCCCCGACGCCCTGCACTATCCGCTGGTCGCGTTCTCGGCGGTGGCGACCGTGATAGCCTCGCAGGCGATCATCTCCGGCGTGTTTTCGCTGACACAGCAGTCGATCCAGCTCGGCTTCCTGCCGCGCATGCAGATCCGCCACACCCAGAGCGACGCCATCGGCCAGATCTACGTGCCGCTGGTGAACTGGTTGCTCGCTGCCGCAACGCTTGGCGCGGTCCTCAGCTTCGGCACCTCGGATGCGCTGGCCGGCGCCTACGGCATCGCGGTGTCGCTGCTGATGGCGATCACCACGCTGCTGGCCGCGTTGCTCGCGATCCAGTGGGGTTTTTCGCCCTGGCTCGTCGTTGCGGTCAACGGATTCTTCTTCGTAATCGATTTGATCTTCTTCTCGGCCAATTCGATCAAGCTGTTCGAGGGCGGCTGGTTTCCGCTGCTGCTCGCCGGCCTCGTCGCCTTCCTGATGCTGACCTGGCGCGCCGGCGTGAAGCTGGTCGAGACGGCGCGCGCGAAGCTGCGCCAGCCGGAAGAGGATTTGATCGAGACCGCTGTCAACAAGTGCACCGCTCGGCTGCCCGGCACGGCCGCGTTCCTGGCGGCGGCGCCGAAGGGCGTGCCGCTGGCCCTGACGCAATTCGTCAAGCACAACCGCGTGCTGCACGAACGCGTACTGCTGGTCACCGTGCTGATCGAGGAGTTGCCGCACATCCCCGAGGAGGACCGCGCCGAGGTGATCGAGATCATCCCCGGAATCACCCGCGTGGTCCTGCATTACGGCTTCATGCAGAACCCGACGATCTATGAGGGACTGAATCTCGTCTGCCGCCAGGGCAAGCTGCCCGGCATCGACCTCTCCGACATCACCTATTATGTCGGCCGCGAGACCATCATCCCGCGCGAGGATGTCCCGGGCATGTGGGTCTGGCGCGAAAGCGTATTCGCCTTCCTGCAACGCAACGCCGAACGCTCCGCCGCATTCTTCGGCGTGCCGACCAAGCAGGTGGTGGAGTTCGGCACGGAGCTGGAGATTTAG